The region TAACCTCTTAACAGAAAAGGCCAAATCACTCAGAGAGTCCAAAAAAATTGATTCTGTAGACTCTGGCGATCTAGCTGCACCAGGACGTCGTATAGATGGGAATATTCAAATGAGTCTCTTGCCTGAAGCTCGACGTACTGTTCTGATTTTCTTTTCACGTTTTGGCCATTTTCTGTTGTTATATAATCGATCATGTACATAAGGGGTTGTTTGGTTGGCAAGAttatatctcatgattaaatatgtactattatgtttggtttatgagattgaatctcacaacttaatcctagatggataattatgtgataattagtcatagtcaccccctctaactaaaataacctcacaacttaatcctagatgaattatCTTATGATAATTAATCATGGCAACCGAACAACACCTAAGTTTAGCTAGTCAGTCTTCAAGTGGAATGTCAAACACCTTCTTTTTGCACTGCAATTTATGTGTAGTAGATACTGGATAGTATGCTGAAGTATGCTTATATCCTTGAGCACTTGGATTGTTTGTTCCCATCCATGATATCGTATGGCTCTTTATTGCAGGAGAAACACATTTGAACTCAACCAACAAAATTAATGGTTCAACAGTGAACCCTTACAGCGTGGACTGTTTCAAAGATGTAACCAAATACTCATCGAAACCGCTAAAAAGGTACGTGACTCACAATGGTTGTGCCTATTGTAAAGTCTTTTTCTATCCTGTCATTTCATTTGTTTGCTTGCATTGCAACTCCTATTCTGCTCCTGATATTCAAAAGTTGGGTTGCCTGGAGCTTTTGCTGTCTTATCATTTCTTAACAGAAATCACTAACAAtaacttcatgatttaaattCTTGGCTGATAAATTCCAAAATCATATATTTGTGTCATTAAGATGGATGATTCTCACACTTACTTGGTTGGATATTAGCTTCATTGGTCATTATATGGTATCGTAATAAATTCGATAACTTATGCTGCATATGAAATGATAAATATACATGTGACAAAATAGATAGCTTATAATGTTACTTCTAACTCAAGGAATCACCGAGTAATTTTGATGTGTTTGTGTCCTTAGCAATACATAGTTTTCTGCTCACATCTTTAATCAAATGGTTAGGATTATTTTGTTTCTGTAATGTAGGACATCAACTGAGAATCCATCAAATCAAGGTACCCAGAATTTGTGCAAGCCAGCTGCCGAGGTTCTTCCATGTAAGTTCACTCAGTCATTGACGTTACTAATTTGGCATGTAATCAAGTCTTCCTATTCTTTGGAACATGTCTTGTTTTGTCATGAGattcatgaaaaataaattctacAATTGGGTGTTGTTAATCTATGTAGAGAAGTATTACGTTTTGAGATAACATATTGCGAATTCAAAATTCTGAATCCTTCACCAATAACTGTTCTAAGCAAAGTGGTCTTGATCCCTTTCTGTCCTAAATAGTCTCTTACCTGGTTGAACTACTGGTCTCTAACTGCCTCATTTACTCATGACATGGATAAATAAAGATTCTCCTGCATATCCTCCTAGTCATCCTTAATTTCTCAGAAGTTGATGTTGGTAATACGTGTGACAATCTTAGATGTACCAGCTCCCCTTGCGACCAAAATATACTATTCCCAAAGAAATCATAATCTCCGAAGAGCCATTTCTCACATGTTCTTTGAGGAACCAGACAAACAATTGAGCAATGAGGTTCCATCTTCAGAAGATTATCAAGTAAATGCTACTCTCGGACAAACTTCATATCCTGGAACTTTTTGCAATGAACAAGTTGCACCTCAGCAGGTTACTGTGTCTGCCTCTCATTTATTTTTGACATTCATGAGGTACCAGGTGCTATAGTTAATGTTCTCGCTCATGATATACATGTTAACTGATGGAAGCAAATATTTATCCTTGTAGAAGTTCTAAAGATGGGTACGTGTTACTGGAACATGAATTAGTGGGAACAAGAACCTAAACTTAATTCTTTGTTGGCACAGAGAGACAACAAAATTTTGCTCTTTGCTCGAACTCCTGACCACGTTCTTTCAGCAAGGTCAAACTTTTACATGGGCGAGTCAGGAGCATTTGAACCATCCATGACCTCAGCTGCTCAACTCCCTGTGAATAATACTCTAGGACCTCATTGCATAGTGAATTCGTATTCATTTTCTGACAAACCTGGTAAGCTCTTTTCTGTAGTTTCTGGTTTGTGCTTTCTGAACTGCCAAATGGTACCTTCTTTTCAGCTTTTAAATTTTGACAATTTCAATGTTACTAGGAGTTTGTTTTGATTAATAGTAAGAATTAGTATTTGTTTCAAAAGCAGGGAAGAGCACTTCTAGATGTCAAATTTTATCTGGTGAAGTTTATTAGAAGAAATGTTTTTGTGAGTAATTATAAGTGTCTATTTCATAAATGGAGTCGTCAAATGTCTATGGGTGGCAGTTTTGTTCTCAATATATTCTCTTACATTTTCATACAAACAAGGAACTGAATCTGGAGTacaaaattgcaattttagGTCTTCACCTCAAAAAATTGAGTTTTGACTCCATGAAGTGTATAAGCTTCAACAATCAATGTTCCATACTGACAGTCACAGAAATCTTCTAATTTGTGTATCTGGTCTTTATCTGTATGGGTTATTCTTCATCGTTCAGATACGTGGTGAACTGCCACCTATCTTATGAATATGATTTAGTAGCTTCCCTCGTTCTTTTTGCATGCTAAATTTCGTGCAATATTGAAGCACTccaaatatttgattttgcaGGAAACTCTCTAGTTACTCTCCAGCAAGGCAGTGAAAGTGTTCCCGTTGTATAGGACTTCTTGTGGAGAACTTTGCTCAGCACAGCTGTTAGTTATTCTTTTTGCTCTAACCGATGacttgaaaaagaaaaaagaaaagatgcaCAGTTTCAAGACCAGTGTACAGGTTGGTCATAACAATTTCAATACTCTCATGTTGATACAAAGACAATA is a window of Salvia splendens isolate huo1 chromosome 3, SspV2, whole genome shotgun sequence DNA encoding:
- the LOC121795922 gene encoding uncharacterized protein LOC121795922 isoform X1, with the protein product MTALARLVDAGSVSRAATEEVSSQKLAAQSIGRELRDADEANLIDEEDMRIFGLRPMTDPLDLVCCNACKKPIKASHYATHAELCKSLGSRAEINVELNGPTVTKKPPRKERKKSQITQSKKAKSLRESKKIDSVDSGDLAAPGRRIDGNIQMSLLPEARRETHLNSTNKINGSTVNPYSVDCFKDVTKYSSKPLKRTSTENPSNQGTQNLCKPAAEVLPYVPAPLATKIYYSQRNHNLRRAISHMFFEEPDKQLSNEVPSSEDYQVNATLGQTSYPGTFCNEQVAPQQRDNKILLFARTPDHVLSARSNFYMGESGAFEPSMTSAAQLPVNNTLGPHCIVNSYSFSDKPGNSLVTLQQGSESVPVV
- the LOC121795922 gene encoding uncharacterized protein LOC121795922 isoform X3, yielding MTALARLVDAGSVSRAATEEVSSQKLAAQSIGRELRDADEANLIDEEDMRIFGLRPMTDPLDLVCCNACKKPIKASHYATHAELCKSLGSRAEINVELNGPTVTKKPPRKERKKSQITQSKKAKSLRESKKIDSVDSGDLAAPGRRIDGNIQMSLLPEARRETHLNSTNKINGSTVNPYSVDCFKDVTKYSSKPLKRTSTENPSNQGTQNLCKPAAEVLPYVPAPLATKIYYSQRNHNLRRAISHMFFEEPDKQLSNEVPSSEDYQVNATLGQTSYPGTFCNEQVAPQQKF
- the LOC121795922 gene encoding uncharacterized protein LOC121795922 isoform X2; this encodes MRIFGLRPMTDPLDLVCCNACKKPIKASHYATHAELCKSLGSRAEINVELNGPTVTKKPPRKERKKSQITQSKKAKSLRESKKIDSVDSGDLAAPGRRIDGNIQMSLLPEARRETHLNSTNKINGSTVNPYSVDCFKDVTKYSSKPLKRTSTENPSNQGTQNLCKPAAEVLPYVPAPLATKIYYSQRNHNLRRAISHMFFEEPDKQLSNEVPSSEDYQVNATLGQTSYPGTFCNEQVAPQQRDNKILLFARTPDHVLSARSNFYMGESGAFEPSMTSAAQLPVNNTLGPHCIVNSYSFSDKPGNSLVTLQQGSESVPVV